The Natranaerovirga hydrolytica genome window below encodes:
- the murC gene encoding UDP-N-acetylmuramate--L-alanine ligase, with protein MNDIDFNQPQKVFFIGIGGISMSGLAEILKHNNFIVYGSDIKSSNITDKLESLGVKVFIGHNATNITDDLDLVIHTAAIKPDNPEYQEALKKEIPLIDRAQLLSTIMDNYKYSLAVSGTHGKTTTTSMISHILLEGEKDPTISVGGILNVIKGNIRVGESDFFVTEACEYYNSFLKLNPYMGIVLNMEEDHLDFFEDIKAISDSFNQFAKKIPTDGFLIVNGDIELYNDLVKDVPCHILTFGSNNTQYDYCANNITFNSMAQGSFDLYIKGDKVTTIQLEVTGMHNVYNALAAIASTCELGMTLDVIQKGLSTFEGTQRRFEYKGNVAGITIIDDYAHHPTEISATLSAAKNYPHNNIWCVFQPHTYTRTKAFLKDFAISLSLADKVIVTDIYAAREINHCDIHSKDLLNELEKLGKESYYISSFDEIETFLLQNCVNKDLLITMGAGNVNIIGEELLGE; from the coding sequence ATGAATGATATTGATTTTAACCAACCCCAAAAGGTATTTTTTATTGGCATTGGTGGAATAAGTATGAGTGGTCTAGCAGAAATTTTGAAACATAACAACTTTATTGTTTATGGTTCAGATATTAAAAGTTCCAATATTACAGATAAATTAGAGTCTTTAGGCGTTAAAGTATTTATTGGACATAATGCTACGAATATTACAGATGATCTGGATTTGGTTATACATACTGCTGCTATAAAACCGGATAATCCTGAATATCAAGAAGCTCTAAAAAAAGAAATCCCTTTAATTGATAGGGCTCAATTATTAAGTACGATTATGGACAATTACAAATATTCTCTTGCTGTATCTGGCACACATGGAAAAACCACAACAACTTCTATGATTTCTCATATCCTGTTAGAAGGAGAAAAAGATCCTACCATTTCTGTTGGAGGCATTCTGAATGTAATCAAAGGTAATATTCGCGTTGGCGAGTCTGATTTTTTTGTTACAGAGGCCTGTGAATATTATAATAGTTTTTTAAAGTTAAATCCTTATATGGGTATTGTTTTAAATATGGAAGAAGACCATTTAGACTTTTTTGAAGATATAAAAGCCATAAGTGACTCTTTTAACCAGTTTGCCAAAAAAATACCTACCGATGGTTTTTTAATTGTTAATGGCGATATTGAATTGTACAATGATCTGGTTAAAGATGTACCATGTCATATTCTTACCTTCGGTTCAAATAACACACAATATGATTATTGTGCTAACAATATCACTTTTAATTCTATGGCTCAAGGCAGCTTTGATTTGTATATTAAGGGGGATAAGGTCACGACTATCCAACTAGAAGTTACTGGAATGCACAATGTTTATAATGCATTGGCCGCAATCGCCTCTACTTGTGAATTAGGAATGACTCTAGACGTTATTCAAAAAGGTTTATCTACTTTTGAAGGCACACAAAGACGTTTTGAATACAAAGGCAATGTAGCTGGCATTACCATCATTGACGATTATGCTCACCATCCTACAGAAATTTCTGCAACATTATCTGCTGCTAAAAATTATCCACACAATAATATATGGTGCGTTTTTCAACCTCATACTTATACGAGAACAAAAGCCTTTTTAAAAGATTTTGCTATCTCTTTAAGTTTAGCCGATAAAGTTATTGTCACAGATATTTATGCTGCACGAGAAATAAACCATTGTGATATTCATTCTAAAGATTTATTAAATGAATTAGAAAAATTAGGAAAAGAATCCTATTATATATCATCATTTGATGA